The window ATGTCAGTGAGTTTCAACTAGAACTTACATACAACTGCTTTTGTTCACTGATTCTATTGGATGCATTCCATCAAACTCTGAATCCATAGGCATTGCAGAATACTGAAACTAACAAGGCTTTGCTTGGATAAGTTTAGTTGTGGAGAGTCTTGTGAGTAGAAGCACAAGTTGGTGCCCAATTAGCAGCAATCTGTGGTCAACTTGTCATCTCCTAATCAACAGCCCCACTGTTGTAACACTGCCATTTGCAGGCCAACAAAGATCACCTTCATTGCCAACCACAGGTAATCCATTTTATAAATGGTTCATTGTTGTTTCCTATTAGATTCACAGCAAACACCTTCATAGCTTGCCTCCCTGCTCTTTATTCATGAGCTTACATGAATTGTTTCTGCAAATCAGATAAGCATTAAAGACACCTAGGCGTGCACTGGATTACTTGAACAACCTGCATGTGTGTGtgatgtttatatatacatatacatatataggaGGAAAAAGAACTGGACAAGGATTTCGGAAGTTGACACTTTTGGGATAGGTTAGTTTATATAATGGTAGTGACTTGATTGGGGGCAGGAGGTGAAGTTTCAAGGTCAATGGAGTTGGTGGGGTTGCATTTCCAGACATTGCGCTTTGGAGCATGGATTCTGCTCTTCACCTTTTAAAAGCTCTTTTTGGAGTTCATAACACACTGAATCCTTTCATCTTTCTTATGGTAGTGAGGGGGGCATTCATGGTGGAGGTGGGAGGTGGTGGGTGGTTTTCCAAGTGTGGTGTCTCCATTAGAGAATTCATATGACCAAATGGCTGTAATGCTTTCTTGAAGTATTCTTGAGTGCTTATTGCAGGTCCCCTCTTTTAAGTCTCATCCATCATGAGTCTTCCACTACACAGGGAAAAAGTAATGCCTTGAAAGTTCTTTGCAAACTTTAACTTCAGTAACCTGATTGAGATGAGTCAACTACAAGGCACTACAATTTGAATTCTTattgttataatttataattCTCATTCttgttataattaattaattcacactgatgattctttcacagacAAGGAGATAATGGTTTTAGTTGTCAACAATATATTCAGTGTGGCATTCATACCATGCAAAATAGTAATTGTCAAACAAGCACTTTGTTCTGAATTATTTAGTTAAAATTCAGATCAATGACTCTTCCATAAACAAGCAAACATAATTAGGTCTTCAAATGCTTCTAGTTTGACAAATATTAATCTTTGTTATTTGATTTGGATCATGACATAACAAATCAATTCTCCAACTGAAGTACCCCAGAGGAGTCTCAGGGCAATGATGGTTCAGCTCAAACCTGTGAAGCAGTAGTGAGAAGGCAAATATGGAGTCAGACAGGAATTCCATGGACAAAAATGAAGTCAAAGGCACTGTTGTACAAGGTATACTCTCATTGCAGGAGACTGTTGTGAGTGGACTTGACTTGGTTGAGTTTGGAGCACCCATTTAAATTTTTGAGGAAAAGCATAAAATAGACATAGCTATCATTTATTTCAAAAGAGTTGAAATGATACAGATGAACACCCACACATTCTGATCATGGTGATCATCCACAATCATCTTTTTAGTGTATGTCAATCTTGTCTATCACACATGTCTGCAATGATGATGGACAATGTTCTTGAATATGGAATCATATAATCTATCCATTGATGTAAAAAGATTGGCTAGTTGTGTGCTACCAAAATGCTTGGACATCAAGTGAGGGGACTCTCTCGACTCTTACCATTTCCTTTGTTCCCTCCACTCCATACACAAGATAGTACTGGGAAGCTTAAACAACTTGAAAGTAAATTTCTCTCACAAGTCTTAAATTTTGGCAGGTCTTGGGATCATAGCATGTGTTCTTTTATCTGTTTCTATGCACATCCTGCATGACCATCTGCTTTGTTTGTTCAATAGGTTGCACTGCCTTTATTTGGTCTTGCAGAATCAAATCCCCCACAAATTGCACTGTCACCTGGCTTTTCTGCCAAGAATTGCTACAAACCTCAATGCAGCAGCAGAGTTGATGAAATTGATGTCACTTATGTTCCACACCTTTAACTGTACAGATAATATATATGTTGCTGGCACCAAGAGAAAGTGATTGCCCTTCCTGTGATTACAAGAAGATTTAAAGTTCTCCTCAGCATGGACATATGGCATAGTCAATCTTGATATAGTGTCAGAATCCACTATGAGACAGAAATATGCCCATCACAGGTCAAAACTGAACCCATATGTCTTTGCTGACACTATATCAAGATTGGTTTAACTCCAACCATCCATCCTCACTCATCATCCGTCATCCTTAAGTCTTCAAGTGCCCCCATGGTTGATTTCCCTTCCATTAACAATTGCATTCTAACCTAAACATAGTGGAAACCTGATGCAGTGCACAACAGAGGTAGGGCAGTTTCTGAAAGCAACAGGAAGCTCATGGAGCTGAAGCTGCTGCACCCACTTTTGGGCAATGAGCACTTCCTCTTCATCATCCTTCTGGTTTAACAGAGTGGCAAGACCTGGTCTAAGTCTCAGCATTCAGATGAAGTCAAATTTCCACTGGTAAAAAGTTTGTTTGACTTGGGAAGTTTGTATAAAAGGTTGTTTTCTATGCTGCATACTATTCTTATTTTTATTAAGATCACAATGATAAAATTCAAACAAGTTCTGTTTTTTAATTAATATCATAATGACAAGAAAACCAATATCAGTGCATTTCTAAGATTCAtggaaaaagaaaattataaatcCACTTTAATTTCTGCCAAAAGTCCCTCTATcagaataataataagaaaattagaaCAAGACCGTGGCAATTTGGTGAGGACCAAATGGCACGGTAAAGTCGGAAATTAGTGTCACCGGCCCCACCTCTGGTCAACAGGCTATTTGACCACGCCGCAGGTCTTAAGTTCAATATAATCACCAAAATTACAGTCTTGTACCAGTGAAGAGTTATGGTATTTGCGTGGTTGACAAGGGTATATTTGTCCTATTGGGTCCATAAAAGCCCACCCTTCCTCCCCGTGATCCCCCGTACACAAGCGGTTCCTCCCCGGTCGTTCCCTCGATCTCATCACCTTGTTCCCGCGTGGCAATAGATCACTACGGTGAGAGGAGATCTGCGGTTCTTCTGAGAAATCGCGTTCTCGATCGGGCTCTTCCGTCGTAAGTATGCATATTCGaagctttttatttatttattttggattCTCGAGTCGGCAGTTATTTGAATGATTTGATGCTCAGGATCGTGTCTTTTATCTCGTTTTTGGGATATCTTCAGCTTTCTTGGTTGATTTCTCAAGATCTTTGAAATCTCCCCTGAGTTTGCGgatttgtttttcctttttcgTTATCTAACGAAATCAATTGTAGGTGTTGCTTCAAATCGAAATCGGTTGCAGTTTTTTATGAGATATTAGTCACGAATTATTTGTTCTCTTGTGGCTGTCGATAAAACTCCATTCACTAGAACCTGCTTGATCCCGTTTTCGAAACCAATCTTCTGCTCTCATTTGCTTGGTATTATTGGTTATTCTTTTGGGGAAATTTTGGTTGATTTCAAAACAATTGTATTACAAAAATTTTTTCTTCTCAGTTTCTAGTATACTCCATGATGAGGAAGTGTGAAACCATACCTTTTCTTGGAGCTCTGCAATTATCTTCCACTAATGAGAGGGGGTGGTGTTGCAGGATTCTCAAGCCACCGAAGGAAGTGTGAAATTGAAGTTCTTGTAGTTAAAGATTCAGAACAGTATGCGGCGGTTGAGTCTTTCGGTTGATGTCTACCGGAAAGTGATCTCCTTGAACCTGTATTGTCGGGTTCTTGTGTGACTAGTTCTCTCTGCAATTAGTTCTCTCCTCCTACTTTCATCCACCCTTTGCTTAGTCACAGCTGATACTCTGAAGGCTTCTATTAAGGGTATATTTCTTCTGTGTCTTGCCTCCTAGATTCAGTCATCTTGCTGGCCTTCTCTGAAGACTATTTGTCTTCCTTTCCACTTTTGATTTCCTGGACTTCATCGAGTTTCCGGTGAATTGGCTTGATTTTGGAACAAAACACAGTAGTAATGGTGTGCCAAGCAGTGACAAGCACGAGATTCCGAGCTTTGAAACATGAAAATGGGATTGCAGGTAGCACCACCATAACTGTTAGGGTCATTGCTTGTTTCCGACCATTGCAGGATTGCCAGGTAAGAAACAAAGAAGAGACTCAAAAAGTGTTTCTGTAAAATTTTTAAATGACTTCAGGCTTTCTATACTTTCATTATCCGCTAACAACCTATTGTATTGAACTGTAACAGGTTGAATACTTCCGTCATCTCCTGAAGCCCATTACGTAGATTAGTTTCTCTTCTGTGATTCATCTTCAACAAAATTGGGAATTTCACCTTTTCTTTTTGTAGTTCTTGTTGTGTAAATATTATCTGACAGTTGAGAATTGGCTGTGGTAAGCAAGTTGATTCTGCTACATTTTGTCTGATCAACTCATGGATTGATATTAATCAACTATTACTTGCTTTCAGGTGATTAAATTGGACTTTGTTCTGATGGAGAGGGATTTTGTTCCTCAAATCCATTTGCAGCATTCACCACAGAGTCTTATTAACTTGAATGATTCCAATAACATTCAGCAGCCTGTCATGGGGTCTCAGAACACAAATATGATGTTGTTTCCTACATATACTAATCCACATGGTTGTATTTTCTCAATGAGCAGAACAACAGCCTTACCTCGTGTCCATCGTAACAAATGTTTTCAACAGAGATCAGCTTTGATTTCACCTCCATTCCCATCTCATAAGCCTTCAGATGTTGATGGATCAGAGAAAAGACTTTTGGTCTTTGATCGGTCAAGGGATGGAACAATCTTCATGTTCAGCTTTTCAGGCATCCCTTTTCCATGCTTTAATTCCATGAACTTAGGGTTTGGTCTGCAGGGCAGCACTGAAACAGTTTCTGATGGGCATGGAGGTGAAGTGATGCATGAAGACCCAGAGGAAATCGATGCACTATTGTACTCAGATTCTGACGACGATCATGATGATGAAGAAGCCAACACATGTCATTCCCCAGTTGGGGCAATGGAGAAGAGTTCATCTGAGGTAACTAGTTCGATGCATCTGGCAAAGAGGAGGAGAGTTGATGTGGATGAATTTGATTCATCACTTATGGACACTGCTAGCTCGGCAGCCTTTCACCACCCTGACATCCCCATAGATCATAGTAACAAAAAGGAAGATGGTGTCGCCGAGTCAAGCTCTGTGAAAGGAGGGGATCATGATAAGAATACAGGTGACAAGCGGCTCAAAAAGGCAAGAATTCGAGAAACAGTTGGCATACTGAGAAGGAT of the Musa acuminata AAA Group cultivar baxijiao chromosome BXJ3-2, Cavendish_Baxijiao_AAA, whole genome shotgun sequence genome contains:
- the LOC135631937 gene encoding transcription factor SAC51-like, coding for MERDFVPQIHLQHSPQSLINLNDSNNIQQPVMGSQNTNMMLFPTYTNPHGCIFSMSRTTALPRVHRNKCFQQRSALISPPFPSHKPSDVDGSEKRLLVFDRSRDGTIFMFSFSGIPFPCFNSMNLGFGLQGSTETVSDGHGGEVMHEDPEEIDALLYSDSDDDHDDEEANTCHSPVGAMEKSSSEVTSSMHLAKRRRVDVDEFDSSLMDTASSAAFHHPDIPIDHSNKKEDGVAESSSVKGGDHDKNTGDKRLKKARIRETVGILRRIIPGGKGKDAATILDEAILFLKSLELKAKSLDVARQ